The Anaerolineae bacterium genome window below encodes:
- a CDS encoding extracellular solute-binding protein, which yields MSQKISSSISRREFLKAAGLATLSGMMAACAPPAMPVTTPAAPAATPTTAPAAPAPTPAPEKITIRYGIHDLPEAREEMLKLFYEQYPHIEVKIEQILDFHTKVPAMAAAGTLPDVTRMWEAMVLDMGRAGQVIDLNPFIEIEPDFHHEDFIEVFWNYPVVEGKRYGIADAAAPHVCFYNQDLLDQAGVPYPSAEKFTWEEFVEKCRKISKPKEKLWGSATIPLGWHYYNLKVVWQNGGDFFSPDYKECWLDRPETIEAIQYWADILLEGVVMPSPTQVAGIGGEGVAGELFQTGRVAFDRMGTWLILTLKEVGAKFRWNIVHEPSKVQRGTILHTAFNAISTSSKYKDEAWKWVNHATSTEGVYTYLSYGKFPGARKSANQIQPYAWVIEGMEGVDWDVIPQTLEYGRLLPGPKNEGEALKLIGDALDAIYHGRQTAKEAFTEIALKVTKVIS from the coding sequence ATGAGCCAGAAAATCTCTTCTTCTATCAGCCGTCGAGAATTCTTGAAAGCGGCCGGTTTAGCGACTTTGAGCGGAATGATGGCCGCTTGTGCGCCGCCTGCGATGCCGGTCACCACTCCTGCGGCTCCCGCTGCAACGCCGACAACCGCTCCTGCAGCTCCAGCTCCGACGCCAGCCCCTGAGAAGATCACCATCCGCTATGGCATCCACGATCTTCCCGAAGCTCGTGAGGAGATGCTGAAGCTCTTCTACGAGCAGTACCCCCACATCGAGGTGAAGATCGAGCAGATCCTGGATTTTCATACCAAGGTCCCCGCTATGGCGGCCGCAGGCACGCTGCCAGACGTCACCCGGATGTGGGAAGCTATGGTGCTGGACATGGGCCGCGCTGGCCAGGTCATTGATCTGAATCCCTTCATCGAGATCGAGCCCGACTTTCATCACGAGGACTTCATTGAAGTCTTCTGGAACTATCCAGTTGTGGAGGGCAAACGGTATGGGATTGCTGACGCGGCTGCTCCTCATGTATGCTTCTACAACCAAGATCTCCTAGATCAGGCCGGTGTGCCCTATCCCAGCGCCGAGAAGTTCACCTGGGAAGAGTTCGTGGAGAAATGCCGCAAGATCAGCAAGCCTAAGGAGAAACTTTGGGGCTCTGCGACCATTCCGTTGGGGTGGCATTACTACAACCTGAAGGTGGTTTGGCAAAACGGTGGGGATTTCTTTAGCCCTGACTACAAAGAATGTTGGCTGGACCGGCCGGAGACAATCGAGGCTATCCAGTATTGGGCGGACATCCTATTAGAGGGCGTGGTGATGCCCTCGCCCACGCAGGTGGCCGGCATCGGCGGGGAGGGCGTTGCAGGAGAGCTTTTCCAGACCGGCCGGGTGGCCTTCGACCGCATGGGAACCTGGCTTATCCTGACCCTTAAAGAAGTGGGGGCCAAATTCCGCTGGAATATCGTGCACGAGCCGTCGAAGGTTCAGCGGGGCACCATCCTTCACACGGCCTTTAACGCTATCTCCACTTCCTCTAAATATAAAGACGAGGCTTGGAAATGGGTGAACCATGCCACCAGCACAGAAGGCGTATACACCTACCTCAGCTATGGAAAATTCCCAGGTGCCCGGAAATCGGCTAACCAGATCCAGCCATATGCCTGGGTAATTGAGGGAATGGAAGGCGTTGATTGGGATGTGATCCCGCAAACCCTTGAGTATGGGCGCCTCCTGCCCGGGCCGAAGAACGAGGGCGAGGCCTTGAAGTTGATCGGCGATGCGCTCGACGCCATTTACCATGGCCGCCAAACGGCTAAGGAGGCTTTTACGGAGATAGCCCTTAAGGTGACCAAGGTGATCTCGTAA
- a CDS encoding sugar ABC transporter permease — MAYSFIAPWMIGFLLFTGGPIIASFVLSFFKWRMIEPPSFVGLSNYADLFLSDPLFPQSLKVTGLYVLIAIPSGQVLALTLAILLNQRIRFLSFWRSLFYLPSVVSGVAVTVLWLWMYDPNYGLINHLLQMVGLPSVNWLYSEKWSLPALIIKSLWGVGGSMVIYLAGLQGVPQELYEAAQIDGAGDRSAFFHITLPMLSPVIFFNLVMGIILGIQTFTEPYLMTGGGPSNTTLFLGLYLYQAAFHFLKMGYAAAMAWIMFLIILAVTLLQFKAGERWVYYEVAE, encoded by the coding sequence GTGGCTTATAGTTTTATCGCCCCCTGGATGATCGGTTTCCTCCTCTTCACTGGCGGGCCGATCATCGCCTCCTTCGTCCTGAGCTTCTTCAAGTGGAGGATGATCGAGCCGCCATCTTTTGTAGGATTAAGTAACTACGCAGACCTGTTCCTTAGCGATCCCTTGTTCCCGCAGTCCCTGAAAGTCACCGGGCTCTATGTGCTCATCGCCATCCCCTCGGGACAGGTCCTGGCCCTCACCCTCGCGATCCTGCTAAATCAACGGATTCGCTTTCTGAGCTTTTGGCGAAGTTTGTTCTATTTGCCATCAGTAGTCAGCGGGGTCGCCGTCACTGTGCTCTGGCTTTGGATGTATGATCCCAATTACGGGTTGATCAACCACCTGCTCCAGATGGTCGGCCTTCCCAGTGTGAACTGGCTCTATTCAGAAAAGTGGTCGCTTCCAGCGCTGATCATCAAGAGCCTGTGGGGTGTAGGCGGCTCGATGGTTATCTATCTAGCTGGGTTGCAAGGAGTGCCGCAGGAGCTGTATGAGGCAGCCCAGATCGACGGTGCTGGAGACCGAAGCGCCTTTTTCCATATCACCTTGCCCATGTTATCGCCGGTTATCTTCTTTAACCTGGTTATGGGGATCATCTTAGGGATTCAGACCTTCACCGAACCTTACCTGATGACTGGAGGGGGGCCTTCCAACACGACGCTCTTTCTGGGCCTTTATCTCTATCAAGCCGCGTTCCACTTCCTGAAAATGGGATACGCCGCAGCCATGGCCTGGATCATGTTCCTCATCATCCTGGCGGTAACTTTGTTGCAGTTTAAAGCCGGCGAGCGATGGGTTTATTACGAAGTGGCGGAATGA
- a CDS encoding sugar ABC transporter permease has protein sequence MNVQWKFALLKPAQRRYLLFLALVAPAFLLRFATAAYPILQTIYLGFTNLDLIKNTNAFIGLRNYLAMANDYGVRGALSFTVTLVVSSTVLDLVLGMLVALLLNTTFRGTGFARTINLIPWAIPTIVAGYAFRWLLEDQFGLIPYWINLISGARVAVFISPILARVVVVLVHVWKDAGFMAFVFLAGLQGIPPELYDAARVDGANAWQRFWRITLPLVMPLAITMGLFRLVWSLGSFDLVYGLTQGGPGVATSVLALQIFREGIMFFKFGFASAISVVLLILVAIIGVVGLWLFRKAEVTY, from the coding sequence ATGAACGTCCAATGGAAATTCGCTTTATTGAAGCCCGCTCAACGGCGGTATCTACTCTTCCTTGCGCTGGTGGCTCCGGCCTTTCTGCTTCGCTTCGCCACGGCCGCCTATCCCATTCTACAGACCATTTACCTGGGGTTCACCAATCTTGACCTTATCAAGAACACGAACGCCTTTATTGGCCTGAGGAACTACCTGGCGATGGCCAATGATTATGGGGTTCGAGGTGCGCTGTCCTTTACGGTCACCCTGGTGGTGAGCTCAACTGTTCTCGATCTGGTCTTAGGCATGCTGGTGGCTTTGCTGCTCAACACCACTTTTCGGGGGACGGGCTTCGCGCGCACCATTAACCTGATCCCGTGGGCTATCCCGACCATTGTGGCCGGATATGCTTTTCGCTGGCTGCTAGAGGATCAGTTTGGGCTGATCCCGTACTGGATCAACCTGATCAGCGGCGCTCGGGTGGCGGTTTTCATCTCTCCGATCTTGGCCAGGGTGGTGGTGGTACTGGTACACGTCTGGAAGGACGCGGGGTTTATGGCCTTCGTCTTTCTGGCCGGCCTGCAGGGCATCCCTCCGGAGTTGTATGATGCGGCCAGAGTGGATGGCGCGAACGCCTGGCAGCGATTTTGGCGGATCACCCTCCCATTGGTCATGCCGCTGGCGATCACGATGGGCTTATTTCGGCTAGTGTGGTCGCTGGGGAGCTTTGACCTGGTGTACGGCCTGACCCAGGGGGGGCCAGGGGTGGCAACCTCAGTCCTGGCCTTGCAGATCTTTCGAGAGGGGATCATGTTTTTTAAGTTTGGCTTCGCTTCGGCTATCAGCGTGGTCCTGCTGATCCTGGTAGCTATTATCGGCGTTGTCGGGCTGTGGCTATTCCGGAAGGCCGAGGTAACTTACTGA
- a CDS encoding carbohydrate ABC transporter permease: MVKSEVARAWGFKGSAIVVYLSFLVFTLIVLLPVYWMVRSSLAPAADLIKVPLVYFPRPTLRNFQTLVEQVPFLQYVRNSLAYAVATTLTTLVVSYLAAYAFARIPFPHSGLLMWTLVLSMALPDVGTIVPLYRVLKNLHLLDTIAGITLVLSSTLTPFTVWVLVSFIKQVPYEIEEAAIIDGASLPRVLWHILLPVTMPGLVTMGLINFINAWNNLLYPLSFTTSPSSKTLSVAITEIFAGYSPWGKPWELIMTVGVTMTIPVVILVLFSQRAIVRGLIAGAIK; the protein is encoded by the coding sequence ATGGTCAAATCGGAAGTAGCAAGGGCCTGGGGCTTCAAGGGAAGCGCTATCGTCGTCTATCTCAGCTTTCTCGTGTTCACTTTGATCGTGCTATTGCCGGTCTACTGGATGGTGAGATCCTCCTTGGCGCCTGCGGCCGATCTGATCAAGGTACCGCTGGTGTATTTCCCTAGGCCTACTCTGCGAAATTTTCAGACGTTAGTGGAGCAGGTTCCCTTTCTCCAATACGTTCGTAATTCGCTGGCGTATGCGGTGGCCACTACCCTGACCACCTTGGTGGTCAGCTATTTGGCAGCCTATGCCTTTGCTCGCATCCCATTCCCACATAGTGGCCTACTGATGTGGACGCTCGTCTTATCCATGGCGCTGCCCGACGTGGGCACGATTGTGCCGTTATATCGGGTGTTGAAGAACTTGCACCTTTTAGACACCATCGCTGGCATTACCCTGGTGCTCAGCAGCACGTTAACCCCCTTCACAGTATGGGTCCTGGTCTCGTTCATCAAGCAGGTTCCTTATGAGATCGAAGAAGCGGCGATCATTGATGGTGCCTCACTACCCCGGGTCCTTTGGCATATCCTCCTCCCCGTCACCATGCCCGGCCTGGTAACCATGGGATTGATCAACTTTATCAACGCCTGGAACAACCTGCTATATCCGCTTTCCTTCACCACCTCTCCCTCTTCCAAAACCCTCAGTGTGGCCATCACCGAGATCTTCGCTGGCTATTCACCGTGGGGGAAGCCCTGGGAGCTCATCATGACCGTAGGGGTGACGATGACGATCCCGGTGGTGATCCTGGTCCTGTTCTCCCAACGGGCCATTGTCCGCGGCCTCATCGCGGGGGCGATCAAGTAG
- a CDS encoding LacI family transcriptional regulator: MPVSLADVAKAAGVSSATASRVLNGSNHPVAEEVRQRVLKVAEELGYRPNLIARGLRTEQTLTIGIIVENILSPFIPPITRGIHDYLWQHGYSSIIINSDWDLETEVKAIEDLARRHIDGIIFVESYIRSSDEVSRLIRRPHMFVHRLFNSLNSNSVVPDDRYGARLAVRHLVELGHRRIAFINGPEGWDATVNRMAGYQEELAAWGIPLDPALVDRGDWEVQSGYSAAQRLIRVDPPPTAIFAANDLMALGVIYAVQEAGLRVPEDIAVVGYDNRDFSGFVRPAITTVRMPCEEMGRTSAECLLRLIRKEVDAIEPILVKGELVVRQSCGARKGGWVFESEQGSIIRKKRLGR; encoded by the coding sequence GTGCCCGTTTCGCTCGCCGATGTAGCCAAAGCCGCTGGCGTCTCCAGCGCAACGGCCTCTCGGGTCCTCAATGGGAGCAACCACCCCGTCGCCGAGGAGGTGCGACAGCGAGTCCTCAAGGTTGCCGAAGAGCTGGGGTATCGCCCTAATCTGATCGCGCGCGGCCTGCGCACGGAACAGACCCTGACGATTGGGATCATCGTTGAGAACATCCTCAGCCCTTTTATCCCCCCGATCACCCGAGGCATCCACGACTATCTATGGCAGCATGGCTATTCCAGTATTATCATCAACTCGGATTGGGATCTGGAAACCGAAGTGAAGGCGATTGAGGACCTGGCCCGACGTCACATAGACGGCATCATCTTCGTGGAGTCGTACATCCGCTCATCGGACGAAGTGTCGAGGCTGATCCGCCGGCCTCATATGTTCGTCCATCGCCTCTTCAACTCGCTGAACTCGAATTCAGTGGTCCCCGATGACCGCTATGGAGCTCGGCTGGCGGTTAGGCATCTGGTGGAACTGGGTCACCGGCGGATTGCCTTCATCAACGGGCCAGAAGGGTGGGATGCCACGGTCAACCGCATGGCCGGCTATCAGGAGGAATTAGCGGCTTGGGGGATCCCCCTCGATCCTGCGCTGGTGGACAGGGGCGATTGGGAGGTGCAAAGCGGCTATAGCGCCGCTCAAAGGCTGATCCGCGTGGATCCTCCTCCCACGGCGATCTTCGCCGCCAACGATCTGATGGCCCTCGGCGTGATCTACGCCGTGCAAGAGGCCGGATTGCGTGTGCCTGAGGACATTGCGGTCGTAGGCTACGATAATCGAGATTTTTCCGGCTTCGTCCGGCCGGCGATCACTACCGTCCGCATGCCCTGCGAGGAGATGGGGCGTACCTCGGCTGAATGTCTTTTGCGCTTGATCCGCAAGGAGGTGGATGCCATCGAGCCAATCCTGGTGAAGGGAGAGCTGGTGGTGCGCCAATCGTGTGGGGCCAGAAAGGGAGGATGGGTGTTTGAATCAGAGCAAGGGAGCATCATCCGCAAGAAGCGTCTCGGCCGTTAG
- a CDS encoding extracellular solute-binding protein yields the protein MSERKLSRREFLGWAGIAAASGVLAACAPVTAPAPAPAAAATPTPAPATPQPRKARIAVGGWAEKGTKELLARTGFTEQTGIEVEVVLRTDTKETELTRLASAVQAGTSPYDVIDFEDELTTSFSQAGYVLGLDDLLPPDFWDDFPPEMIAYSKTWSTYNGQTFRVIHNWEMPYWWYRKDWFDEKGVEVPKTWDEVKPLGQVFTDESKGVWASEDGLIKGAFLNVYLAWITLQAGGNPFDVGPEYRMALEYIYDLMYISKVLNPASLQKDYNQQNADYIADKVAFMRQWPFFGDVARSEENKAWFSEDKVAVALPPVGPGGKSGSTYAAAWGFGIVKTSPNLEEAKELLKFLVSKEVAIEAMKTSFWFLSARKSVLAAAPQDNWLVKQMKMYMDAGVIGVRPFHPRFVEALTILEDTAAAYLTKQIGLDESLKQAKDRLAQLS from the coding sequence ATGAGCGAGAGGAAGCTATCAAGGCGTGAATTTCTCGGATGGGCGGGGATTGCTGCAGCCAGTGGGGTGCTAGCCGCATGTGCGCCAGTTACAGCGCCGGCACCGGCGCCGGCAGCGGCTGCCACGCCCACCCCTGCCCCTGCGACGCCTCAGCCGCGGAAGGCTCGCATCGCCGTCGGGGGTTGGGCTGAGAAGGGCACCAAGGAACTGCTGGCGAGGACAGGGTTCACCGAACAGACCGGCATCGAGGTCGAAGTGGTGCTCCGGACGGATACCAAAGAGACGGAGCTCACCCGTCTGGCCAGCGCGGTTCAGGCCGGCACCAGTCCTTACGATGTGATCGACTTCGAGGATGAGTTGACAACCTCGTTCTCTCAGGCTGGCTATGTGCTCGGCCTGGACGACCTGCTGCCCCCGGACTTCTGGGACGACTTTCCACCGGAAATGATCGCATACAGCAAGACCTGGAGCACCTACAACGGACAGACCTTCCGGGTCATCCACAACTGGGAGATGCCGTATTGGTGGTACCGGAAGGACTGGTTCGACGAGAAGGGCGTGGAGGTCCCGAAGACTTGGGACGAGGTCAAGCCGCTGGGTCAGGTCTTCACCGATGAGAGCAAGGGCGTTTGGGCCTCAGAGGACGGTCTGATCAAGGGTGCCTTCCTAAACGTCTACCTAGCGTGGATCACGCTGCAGGCCGGGGGCAATCCCTTTGACGTGGGCCCCGAGTACCGAATGGCCCTGGAGTACATCTATGACCTCATGTACATCAGCAAGGTATTGAACCCGGCCTCGTTGCAGAAGGATTACAACCAGCAGAACGCGGACTACATCGCTGACAAAGTGGCCTTCATGCGGCAATGGCCGTTCTTCGGCGACGTCGCCCGCAGTGAGGAAAACAAGGCCTGGTTCAGCGAGGATAAGGTGGCGGTGGCACTGCCACCGGTAGGCCCAGGGGGAAAATCCGGATCTACGTACGCTGCAGCCTGGGGCTTCGGCATTGTCAAAACCTCGCCCAACCTAGAAGAGGCCAAGGAGCTCCTGAAGTTCCTGGTCTCTAAAGAAGTGGCGATCGAGGCAATGAAGACCAGCTTCTGGTTCCTGAGCGCGCGCAAATCCGTGTTGGCAGCAGCTCCTCAGGACAACTGGCTGGTCAAGCAGATGAAGATGTACATGGATGCCGGCGTCATCGGTGTGCGCCCCTTCCATCCCAGGTTTGTAGAGGCGCTGACCATCCTCGAGGATACGGCCGCGGCTTATCTCACCAAGCAGATCGGCCTCGATGAGTCGCTGAAACAGGCTAAAGATCGGTTGGCGCAGCTCTCCTGA
- a CDS encoding glycoside hydrolase family 127 protein, which produces MEERFKALSPGRITLLPSLFQRRFELNRAYVMSLHNENLLQNYYLEAGLWNPRRRPDGIHWGWESPTCQLRGHFLGHWLSAAARIYAATGDAEVKAKADRIISELGRCQRENGGEWAGPIPEKYLDWIARGKPVWAPHYTVHKTLMGLYEMFALAGNEQALDILIRWAKWFHRWTAQFTRQQMDDILDVETGGMLEVWANLYSITRREEHLDLMRRYDRPRFFDRLLAGEDVLTNMHANTTIPEVHGAARAWEVTGEQRWRDIVEAYWRQAVTERGFYCTGGQTCGEVWTPPGELSARLGDKNQEHCVVYNMMRLAEYLLRWTGDVSYADYWERNLYNGILAQQHPDTGMVAYFLPLQAGGLKRWGTPTEDFWCCHGTLVQAHASFYTSSVYFEDGDGLVVCQYIPTELSWERSGVRVMVTQTLDPRISEVRRPRSLALHLAISCAQPIEFTLKIRLPWWLSGEPMIAVNGARERIQASPSSFVSLRRIWEHDTVCVEFPTRLTTCPLPDRPDTVAFMEGPVVLAGLCEEERTLYGDIKTPETILTPDNEREWNYWLQSYRTIHQTRGLRFIPLYEVRDERYTVYFPIKGGQNEREEAIKA; this is translated from the coding sequence ATGGAAGAGAGATTTAAAGCCCTTTCACCCGGCCGTATCACCTTGCTCCCTAGCCTGTTCCAGCGTCGGTTCGAGCTGAACCGCGCCTACGTGATGAGCCTGCACAATGAGAACTTGCTGCAGAACTACTATCTGGAGGCAGGCCTCTGGAACCCGCGACGCCGTCCGGATGGCATCCACTGGGGCTGGGAATCGCCCACCTGTCAGCTTCGTGGGCACTTCCTGGGCCACTGGCTGTCTGCGGCCGCGCGCATCTACGCGGCGACCGGTGACGCCGAGGTCAAGGCCAAGGCCGATCGGATCATCTCCGAGCTCGGCCGTTGCCAGCGGGAGAACGGTGGGGAGTGGGCAGGACCTATTCCAGAGAAATACCTAGACTGGATCGCCCGGGGAAAGCCCGTATGGGCTCCTCACTACACCGTCCACAAGACCTTGATGGGCCTCTACGAGATGTTCGCCCTGGCCGGCAATGAGCAGGCGCTGGACATCCTGATCCGATGGGCCAAGTGGTTCCATCGCTGGACCGCCCAGTTCACCCGCCAGCAGATGGACGACATCCTGGACGTAGAGACAGGCGGGATGCTAGAGGTGTGGGCCAACCTCTACAGCATCACCCGCAGGGAAGAGCATCTCGATCTGATGCGTCGCTACGATCGCCCTCGCTTCTTCGATCGGTTGCTGGCTGGCGAAGACGTCCTGACCAATATGCACGCTAACACGACCATCCCAGAGGTACACGGGGCGGCTCGAGCGTGGGAGGTCACCGGCGAACAGCGTTGGCGTGATATCGTCGAGGCATACTGGCGCCAGGCCGTCACCGAACGCGGGTTTTATTGCACGGGCGGCCAGACCTGTGGCGAGGTGTGGACTCCCCCTGGGGAGCTCTCAGCCAGGCTGGGGGACAAAAATCAGGAGCACTGCGTCGTCTACAACATGATGCGCTTGGCCGAGTACCTGCTGCGCTGGACCGGTGACGTCTCTTATGCCGACTACTGGGAGCGGAACCTGTATAACGGGATCCTCGCCCAACAACATCCGGATACGGGGATGGTCGCCTATTTCCTGCCCCTACAGGCGGGCGGGCTCAAGCGATGGGGCACGCCCACCGAGGACTTCTGGTGCTGTCACGGCACGCTGGTCCAGGCCCACGCCTCTTTCTACACTAGCAGCGTCTATTTCGAAGACGGAGACGGCCTGGTCGTGTGTCAATACATCCCCACCGAGCTGAGCTGGGAGCGGTCAGGAGTTCGGGTAATGGTCACACAGACGCTAGACCCGCGCATCTCTGAGGTTCGGCGGCCGCGCAGTTTGGCGCTCCATCTAGCCATTTCCTGTGCACAGCCCATTGAGTTCACCTTAAAAATCCGGCTTCCTTGGTGGCTTAGCGGCGAGCCGATGATCGCAGTGAACGGCGCGCGCGAGCGCATACAGGCTTCGCCGTCGAGCTTCGTCAGCCTCCGTCGGATATGGGAACACGACACGGTCTGCGTAGAATTCCCTACGCGGCTGACCACCTGTCCGTTACCTGACCGGCCCGACACCGTGGCCTTCATGGAAGGCCCTGTGGTGTTGGCAGGCCTATGCGAAGAGGAGAGGACGCTATATGGAGACATAAAGACTCCCGAGACAATCCTAACGCCGGACAACGAGCGAGAATGGAACTACTGGCTGCAAAGCTATCGGACGATTCATCAAACGCGCGGCTTGCGGTTTATCCCGCTGTATGAAGTTCGCGATGAGCGATATACCGTGTACTTTCCAATAAAAGGAGGGCAAAATGAGCGAGAGGAAGCTATCAAGGCGTGA
- a CDS encoding carbohydrate ABC transporter permease, with product MDVVLQKEVKGARRRANAFASLRRRAYIVLWGTAHRMGLLKKVLVYSMLITLAAAFALPLYWMISTALKPLDQVYSIPPQWFPNPIMWSNFPNALKVRGAPVLLCAWNTIQYTASGVLGTTLSSALVAYAFARLDFPGKNALFMLILSTLMIPFAVVMVPQFIIWYRLGWLDTLKPLMIPPWFGGAFNIFLLRQFFLTLPKDYDEAALIDGASRWGIFWRIIVPLSKPALATVAVFAFVYYWNDFLAPLIIISSEENFVLTLYLANFKLPFIGQIGWNLYMAAATMFLVPCLLVFFFAQKLFVRGIVITGLKR from the coding sequence GTGGACGTAGTACTTCAGAAAGAGGTCAAGGGCGCAAGGCGACGGGCAAACGCGTTCGCGTCCCTCCGACGCCGCGCTTACATCGTCCTGTGGGGAACTGCTCACCGAATGGGCTTACTGAAGAAAGTCCTCGTGTACTCCATGCTGATCACGCTGGCCGCGGCCTTTGCCTTGCCGCTTTACTGGATGATCTCCACTGCGCTCAAACCGCTGGATCAGGTTTATAGTATCCCGCCACAATGGTTTCCCAACCCGATCATGTGGAGCAACTTCCCCAATGCTCTGAAGGTACGTGGGGCTCCCGTACTACTTTGTGCCTGGAACACGATCCAGTACACGGCGTCAGGGGTCCTCGGAACCACGCTATCCAGCGCGTTAGTGGCTTATGCTTTCGCTCGCCTCGATTTTCCAGGCAAAAACGCGCTTTTTATGCTGATCCTGAGCACGTTGATGATCCCTTTCGCTGTGGTCATGGTCCCCCAGTTCATCATCTGGTATCGGCTGGGCTGGCTGGATACCTTAAAGCCCCTAATGATCCCGCCCTGGTTTGGTGGTGCCTTTAACATCTTCCTCCTGCGTCAGTTCTTCCTTACCCTCCCTAAAGACTATGATGAGGCCGCCCTCATCGACGGCGCTTCTCGGTGGGGCATCTTCTGGCGGATCATCGTGCCCCTCTCCAAGCCAGCGTTGGCCACCGTTGCTGTCTTCGCCTTTGTCTACTACTGGAATGACTTTCTAGCCCCTCTGATTATCATCTCGTCGGAGGAGAATTTCGTCTTAACTTTGTATCTGGCCAACTTCAAGTTGCCCTTCATCGGACAAATCGGGTGGAACCTGTATATGGCAGCGGCGACAATGTTTCTGGTGCCTTGCCTGCTCGTCTTCTTCTTCGCCCAAAAGCTTTTCGTCCGAGGGATCGTCATTACCGGCTTAAAGCGCTGA